taattaagtgcaggatatggaacctgatgcatatattagggatattttgaggcaagtagcagagcaacaggatgaactcaaaaaagatatgaaaagaatgcgggcagcaatcacaagaatgaaggccaatatggaagaattgaatgaagagagcgagtaccagcaaaaagataattttgaaaaagTAAAGATTTTGAACCATATGTCACTGGTGGAACAATCCGAAagattaaaaatatatgaggctcaacgtgagGAAATTACAAATGAGATGAGATACTTTATAGAAGGAAGAGCCGAATTGGGACAAGAGATCGATAAATTTAgcactactattcacgacttAGAGACTCAATTGAATacaaaggttgatgcgtctaacgcccaacaaaaCAGTAATGAGTTGTGTAAATCTAAAaatgagcttatacgccaaattgaggagctaaaagtggagagccaatcactcgagcatatttttgttgatgatgcccatgttgagaaaagtacactagagccatgtgaggaagtagatacTGTTATATTTGAAGATTCTTGTGTATGTaaatatgaggatgtaaagagtaatacaattctagagttagggcgtattggtcctcattccaatcatttttccacattgtatttagatagtaagatagtaatcaaaccatctgagcctatgggggagtcaaagagtgaggatgagagtgcttgtattcttgaatttgttgtgccaaaaagcaaaaattacattcctcatctaaaggccgagaagtgtagagtgaaaaatttattacttggcctggttatctttgtagccccaccactaGAGCATAGCCGCAGaatggatgccatgttaggggctcaattcataagttcgaggtggggGCAAAAAgcggttcacgtcgtgccgcgacattaaatcaggcgcttgtaggcaggcaacccagctttactgctttcttttatttttgtttactttttattttattttatttttattattttgtagtatttatttttgttttgtaggattatgagcataggaagcaaagccattagaagagtgcaaaagcgagctagatggtgaggactaagtgtgtGGTGCCCACATaaaggacgatgcctggggaaagtctgagtacctcgtgagccgctattgcttcggcctttggcctaccagggagtcttgtttaccctcttattatttatagtgtgcattgaggacattgcaaaattttaagtgtggggtgaggaggtcgtttggatgagtttctatgctattttagcttagttgtagtactcattcttaagtgtagtagcttttgtaaaaaaaaatgaaaaaagtagaaaaattggacttttcccgatgattgatctcctagacagttttcttgagggattaaagtctaaacaaaaatccaaaaatatgtcttttagctttctttaggtagtaataatcccttgtggtttttctttgtgcctcagttcttttccatgggatgtagtttgaaccgggtagcttttttctttccgagtagattaggaatttaggaaataaaaggaggaagaatgatgaacctaagcgcccttgacttgtttcatagtagcatatttatgctttggcatgtgtagtatctccCCTATATTTTGATATTAATCTTGATGCCTTTATatattggatagcatgttttgtgacgactatttctcgttttcttgacttgtgttcactttgcgcttaatgcttaatatcgcGTGGCTCCTTGAATACTTGCAttatttgagagtcggaatgggaccgtcccttagtgagtcatgtgccatgtgtggtgagattttttgtgtagtccatgtcattgtacttatgtctagaacttgcccggtatgtgagttgaagcgaaattttaggtgatgctcggtttgagaattgattttaagctttctttgatctttttgagcttaattgcttatcacaaataaaatctatccctagttaacccttttgagcctgtagacctattatttggtacccacattacaagcatataccctttttattcttaattgatattgttttgatccttttacctcttaaagcactttaattgttagatgagcgctaaaagaagtaagaagggactaagtgtggggtgacttttgagttgaaccaataaaaggaagaaaggtgcacttgttttgtaaaatactacaccactagcagaaattgaaaaaaagaaagaaggaaaaatagaaatgaataaattgttgtcttgttcttgctagtgggtatgaactaaagtagtgcttaaagaaaaagggactgttttgggggtgatattgtttgtgaaattgaagtgagGTTGAAGAAAAAGcgcttaaagtaattttgtgatgtattaaagtgcttaggaaggtgagtcactattccttaaatatatcctacccgtcccttagcccacattacaaccatgaaaaagtcctaattgattttagatcgagcgagctttcattagtagagatttacattaagggcaagcctatggtaccaattgcatgcatgtgacttctttgtgagagtgagcgattttctttgatatatgtgagtcattaaaatatatttgatcatgagatttgaatgtgtggattgaactcgctctcttgttcttgttgtgagggcacatggttttacgagggataggtaacgttattagacttctctatgatgttgggtgttcaagccatgagtgcattgtgacattgagtcagtttttgaggttaggattgttatgagcatgttgtatttgtttaaatatttttaaagaatgacataagtaaagggaagtgtatgtgatgcatattctagagcctaattatagcaaataaccatggtcatatgtgtagtgtgctttgaatgacaagagcttaattttgtttcgtctactatattgatggtttgttcgaggacgaacaaaggtttaagtgtggggtggtgatgttgggcatatttcaatatgtgttgatgttactttacccatattttaaccgttttttgatgctatttgatctttaaaatgcccaacatggattaattattgattttatgactaattgagttgtgtgtgatgaattagggtgtttggagtataaaaatatgaagaaaaagtcgcatccaatctagagaaaaaaattagatttcgtgcacccttagcaatgaagtcggcccatagcatccgccatagcatccgcacctgggcaaagctgagaaggaggaacaaaggatggatgcgacgcatccaccctagcatgcgaagctgagaagtggaggacgaggtggatgcgacgcatccaccccagcatcaatccctgtagccaagtcggattaggaataggagaactttggcccacgacttttgtacgcaatatataagccaaaaacgcctcttttagggcatctaacatattgggaagaggagAAAAAGCCACGAcgaagctgtggaggccggaattcatcaagttccatctttttcccaccaaacttagtaatttttatatttctttgtatgatttattatttggctaccatgtctatatggagctaaacttcacgttctagggttgtggttctttcatgactattgttattcggatattgattttgacttcttgatttatcatattagtttatttattcaatcttgcgcttaattatttaattgtttgatcaccaattgaatataatctacgaatctagaattgaactcgaaagtggaaattctatattgcatacaggattgagtagggcaagttcttgaactcgggcatcgaaaaacggattcgtggttaggatagacatatatctaattgccttgcttggttgatttacaggaattataaatgcgttcttgttgattctaactccatagacatataggctttaggttagcttgaataggcgagtaagaactcgacagatttttatgagcaatattaaccttgtcaaccaataagctagataaattagtcggtcaattcaatttaagaatacaataggattgctagatagcccataaccctagatcattTTTATTACATTGAtctcataaaaatctgctctttctctgttcaaagttcattatttatattttttatttaattagtttagaatcaaatatttttaggtttaattcttgtttagataattaggatagtctaatttagttaatagttaatcataagttctcgtgggttcgacatccgacttttagtcactttattacttgacgaccgcgtatacttgcgtgagtgtgtttggtcgcaacagaggtctataatacatcttattcgagacaaatgtggtttgaagtgtgacaaactacccacaattttgtatgaagacaatgcagtatgcatagcccaattgaatggaggattcataaaggagataggacaaagcaaatttcaccaaaattatttttcacacataatcttcaaaagaatggtggtatcaatgtgcaacagatccgttcaagtgataatatggctgatctgttcaccaaatctctaccgacgtcaaccttcaagaaactagtgtacaagatggggatgcgaaggctcaaggatgtaaattgatgctctcatcatggggagttaatacgcgttgtacacTTTTTCCCTTATAAAGTTTTGTCCCActaggttttccttgcaaggtttttaacgaggcaaccaaaaggcgtatttctaaacatgtgtactctttttccttcactaggatttttttcccatagggttttttcctaataaagtcttaacgaggcacattatatatggacatccaagggggagtgttataagaaaaatcaaattatggtggatgtctattcTTCCTCCATGATATTCTCAAatacttaatgacatattcaatgacatatttttcttcacttttcatgcatatataaaggccttgtaatagataagaaaatacacacaattgaagaagaaaatctcttccttctctctatctctatttcttgtttatgttttactaaattgtttttatttcataacaacgtgtcttgttcatattttactaaattacttttattttataccAGAAACAACccaactttttctttttgggtgcCATAACTTTGGTTTGAGGTTAGGTTTTTCCAATCCAGGCTAGAACATGGTGTCAGCCTACTTTTACATTGGAAATACAGATAGACCACCAGGAAGACTTTAGGCGGTGAATATAAACTCCAAGCATATCCAATTAATTAGTTGATACAATTACTTTTTCTTTTGTCCACATTGAATGAATTGTTAATTATATACTCTCTAGTTCATAATAagttattttttagtttttgatacACTCCTTAAGAAAATACAAATtcttagaaaaaaaatatattcattaaattacttttaattaattgttaccttgacATATTGAGATATGTAAATAAAggcaaatttttgaaaaataaaattacttCCTTCTTGATTATGCAAAAAGATAAGTATTTATTTTGGATCAAAATAAAAAGGTCAAAAAGGTACTTATTATGGACTAGATTGCTCAAGCCAAAGAACACGGTTTCTACTTTCTTACTTTCTTAGAGTCAAATGATTAACATGTTACTTGAGCCGCGTATCAATTTAATATCAGATACATAAATCATTTAGATGGAAAAGTTTGCAGGGAGTTTGttctactccctccgtctcaaatTATCTATCATAATTATCTTATACACGCctcttaaaaaaaattaattaggatAAAATTTTGACTACTTTACCTTTATTCATATCTTAATATTTAAtctttctttatttatatttgaacAAAGTTATCCATAATAAAGGTATTTGTAGTCTTCAAGGATAATTATTAGTAAGGGTATCGGATAATTATTAGTAaggataaaagagaaaaaaaataattaattttgttttgaacttctaaaatgacaaataatttgagacaactatttttagtaacaACGACTGATAATATGAGACGGATGGAGTAATTATCAACTCAAATGCTCCCTCAAGTTTAAGCTAGATCTATTTTCAACAATACTACATAAACTTCTGCACATCTGATCCTTAAGATTAGGAAGAAAAAAAGGTACAATTTTGATCTTTTAATTTTGTTAAGAGTAAGTATATTTGTGTAAATCTTGGAGTTTGGTTGTCTAGTAATATATTCACATTTTATTACCAAATTTTGTCAAGAGTAAGTATATTTGGCCTCATCAACTATTTAAAAGACTCCATTTGTTAAATTTAatgaaaattgtaaaaaaaaaatcaaaaacttcACTAGACAAAatatatccaaaaaaaaaaagcaaaagctACACTTCTctagataaaagaaataaataaaaaatagtaaaaactgTAAAAAAAGCTGCATCTCTAAATATGAAATTTCATTAGATCCTATTTTTTTTACCATTCTCAGTCGATCTAACAACTAGAATGGAaaaatattttatgaaaattagaaGTGCATATTCTTGGCAAACCAAAACTACTTATAAGGATATTAGAGCAATTACTTTAAActcgaaaaaaaatcaaaactgcCCTTGAACTATTAGAGTTGATACAATAATACCCTTCGTCCACCTATTTTAAAATTTGACCCTCACCGTTTTGTTTTCGGCTCAAAACAACCCTGTTTGGTTAAAAAaaactttaattaattttcatGTCATCAGTCTCATTGGCCTAAGATAAAATCCacctaaattaaaataaatccaCCCGCATCGAAAACCCATATCCAAAAAACTAAATTTTTAATGCAATTCTCCTTCTACAAGCGTCATCTTCTTCTCAAAACAATGCACCACCTTATCAATCTCTCTCCtcttcccccccccctccccctccccctccaaaGCGTCTATGCGTCCATATTCTTCCTCTCATTTTTTTTGTGACCTTGCACTTCATTTGAATAATCACCACAACCatcattaaattttattttcagacTATCAAATTTTTTAGTCACCAACACTTTACGTCATACAACTTTCACCCGAACGTATAAACACTAACATAGAGTCGACGGTGATGGTCATTGAGCATTTGCAATATTTTTTAGCGTATATTTCCTGAACATCCGGTCAGATTCATAAATTAAGCTGTAGTACGAGGATGCTCATCAGGCTATATCAGCACCGCCAATTTCAAGAAAGAGACGGCAAAATCAAGAGGAATATTTGAGAGCCTATGTCTAAGAATATGAGAGAATACGGCTTATTGGAGAAGGTGACTATAACAAACACTTCGTTGACTTTACTGTAAAAAATAGTGAAGTGTAGTAAGAAAAAATTGATGATGAATGATATTTCTGTGATGGAAAAAAATAAGAGTGTCGATGTATATATTTAGTGGAGgaagaaataggaagaagaagGTGATGAACTGTAAGAGTTTTGTTTGCTTAAAAAATGGGTGTGCGAGAGTTGTTGgagtatttttgaaaagaaagaggaGACAGAAATGGAGACAAGTGAGACTTGCTCTAAAAGcacctccacctccacctccGACCGGGTTCGAGTCGTAGATCCTggagagtttaaaaaaaaaaagaaatggaatAGGACGATGACGtagaaattaattaatattttttttaattaaacagCGCTGTTAGTCATAGGGTAGTATTTTTGTTTAAACTTATCCTAAACAATATTAgggattatttttgtatttttctccaCAAATTTGAGTATTTCATATTACACCTCTGAGTCTGACTGACTGAAATATTCTCGTCTTCTCCGTCTAAATATTTTGTTACCCTTTAGATAAAAAAACGCAAGCTAGATCAATCATTCCACTACTACTTTTATCCCAAATGCAGAAAGAATAGAACTGAAACAGATTCTATAAACATCATTTATTTACGCacaacttgaatcaattgaaTCAACACAGAAACCCTATCTAGATGAAACAGGAACCTCAAAGAACAACAACATGATGCCACTGAAGAACACCAATTCATCCTGCAGTATCCCTTCTCTCTTCATCTCTCTCTCTATACTCTGCATTTTACCACTTTCCCTCTTCTTTTTCCACTCTTCCCCAACCCCAATAAACCCAAATTTCAACTTTCAAGAATCTCATAATTCCATCAAAGTTTATATAGCAGATCTTCCAAGATCCCTCAACTATGGATTACTTGAAAAGTACTGGTCTTTAGATTCAGATTCAAGAATTGGGAGTGAAGTAGACAATGAAATAAGAAAGACCCATACGGGCAAAAGTTCTCAAAATTTACTTCCTTATCCAGAAAACCCAATAATCAAACAGTACAGTGCTGAGTATTGGATCTTGGGTGATTTGATGACGCCAGAAAAGTTAAAGATTGGATCTTTCGCTAAAAGGGTGTTTAGTGCTGAGGAAGCTGATGTgatttttgttcctttttttgcAACATTGAGTGCTGAGATGCAGCTGATTGTAAATAAGGGTGTGTTTAGAAAGAAGGAGAGGAATGAGGATTATGAGAGACAAAGAATGGTTTTGGATTTTGTGAAGCAAACTGAAGCTTGGAAACGATCTGGTGGACGTGATCATGTGTTTGTTATTACTGGTAAGTGCTGGAATTCACAGCTTTTTATGCATAGTTGTATGTAATTGTCTCCAATTTTTCAGCTGCTGTTGATGTAAGTCAATTTTTGGTTCATGACATTTTAGCAATTTACACTGTATGTAGGTCTTTTCCATGGGACAAGTTAGTAATTAGCTACCTAACCTGCTATCCGATTGTTTAGTATGCTGCTTCTGTAGAGATGATGCATAAATGTTCTTGAGGAAATATGAAGTTATAATTCTTTTCTAAATTTGGAGATGATTTGAGAGTCTCAAAAAATAGAAAGCTGAGTTGGATTGGAGGAGACAAAATGCTACTAAAATGTAAAACAAGAATGACTGCAATTTTGATAAGGAAATTTTGAGTTTGCTATTGTACTATTTCTAGTATTGCGGATTGCAATTAACAATTTGGTAGGGAATTTGTGAGTCATGATAACTATGCCCTGGAGTCTGTTGATCTTTCTAGTTATTGTTTATTGCGCATTGGTGCTTGAGAGATTGGATAATTGGTGTTTTGGATGAAGCTTGTATAGTTCTTTCTTTATGATGTGTATTAGAGACTATTGGGTGCCACCAGTGCCTTTTGCAATAGATGGTATTGAGATAGAATTTGATCTTTTTGCAGTTAGGGTAACCATTTGTTTAGAGAGGTTCCATTCTTCTATATGTGCTAACTTTTGGTTTTAGTAACTTCCGAAGTGTGGAAGTAATCTGCATATGAAGTCAGGTATTTTTTTTTCCTGAAATAAAAGAAGGAACTGAGCCAGTtaggttttcttgatattcttttgTAAATGCTCTTCAAAATAGCAAGAAATAGGTGAATATCGTGCTTAGTCTTTCAGGATGCAGCTCAGCTTCAACTGAACTGCAGCAATCATCAATCTGATTTAAGTTGTGCTTGAACTTTTAGGCTTTAGCTTAGCTTCAATTGATAGACATGTCAGGCTGCAGCCGTGAGATTTAATCCATAGATTCTCACATGATACTTACTTTGGCTTTATTTCAATAATCGTGGTGTCCGGACCAGCTTGCGCACACCTCGACTATTCCACGGgttacctgctacctcccaccaacaCAGTTACCgactctatccaccaaggctttGACAGAAGAGAAGAATTCGCGTAGTGTTTTTGCCTCCGCTAGGAATTGAGCCTGAGATCCCATGGCTCTCAAAAAGAAACAAATGTTGGCTGTTGTGCACTGTTTGCATGTAATTGTGTTCTATATTTACTCGTGCTACTATCTTATCAAACAGTCACTGAAAAAGAATGCTAAAAGTTACTGAGTTCTTATGCTTGCCGGATCCAACTTGGACTCTGGTATCTTGCAAAACAACTTAGAATGTTGTATAAAATCATCCTGATAGGGGCACTTCTGATTATAATAGAGCCTGCATTTTTTATCAGTCTACATCACAGAAAGCTTGTGGTTTAAGCGAGCTGTCTGATTTTAGGTTTtggtttcttattttttattgggGAGCTGCTGACTTACAAAATATATGCCAAGTAGTAACTACGAGCCTAAAAGAGTTTAATTAGATTCAGTAACAATTCTTCGATTTGTCAAATATGTACTTATTGAAAGTGCTTATGCTTGAATCTTTTGAAGCAAACATAATAAGCAGGGCTGAGTTGGACTGCTTGGAGACCTTCTTAGGGGCACGGGGATTTGTTTGGGTGTGAAAAGTGATGTATTGACTTAGGTAGAGAAGGTCTTGCCCTGCTTATCTTTTGCATAATTGAGCAATGCTCCTAAGGGAGATTCTTCAGTTGCATCTGAGTTAATTCTTCATGACATATCTGGTGAAGTGCACTAATATTTTGATGGTATTTTGTTTGAGTGATCTGCATCTTGCTATTTCACTTAAAATAGTCTCCTTTCCTTTTCCACCCATATTATTTAGTCCAATGCAGTTGTGATCAAATAAATTATACTGCACACATTTTTCATCGCTGATCCTCTGCTCCACCTTGAATTTGACACGATATGCTGTTTTATTCAGTTGCTTTGTCTGTTTATCATGTGTAGTTATGTAACTGATTCTAAAACTCATGTCTGACCATGAACTATTGTAGCAAATAATCCCGAGTTCCAATTTGTAAAATCGTCTCGCCAGCCTGCTTTTCTATTGACTGTGTAATTGTTCTTTCCCAATTATGTTCTGCctgaaaaaaaaagagggaagtgGAACATCTTAGAATCTTATAATTTAGTCTCTGCAATGTCAGGTTATTTTACAACTTGAAGCATTCTTTGGCAGACCCTGTTGCAATGTGGCATGTGAAGGCTGAGGTTGCTCCAGCAGTTCTTCTGGTGGTAGATTTTGGTGGGTGGTACAAGCTTGACTCAAAAGCGTCTAATGAGAGTTCATCTGACATGATACATCACACCCAAGTTTCGTTGCTGAAGGATGTAATCGTGCCTTATACGCACCTACTTCCTCGT
The nucleotide sequence above comes from Nicotiana tabacum cultivar K326 chromosome 12, ASM71507v2, whole genome shotgun sequence. Encoded proteins:
- the LOC107790509 gene encoding putative arabinosyltransferase ARAD2, which produces MMPLKNTNSSCSIPSLFISLSILCILPLSLFFFHSSPTPINPNFNFQESHNSIKVYIADLPRSLNYGLLEKYWSLDSDSRIGSEVDNEIRKTHTGKSSQNLLPYPENPIIKQYSAEYWILGDLMTPEKLKIGSFAKRVFSAEEADVIFVPFFATLSAEMQLIVNKGVFRKKERNEDYERQRMVLDFVKQTEAWKRSGGRDHVFVITDPVAMWHVKAEVAPAVLLVVDFGGWYKLDSKASNESSSDMIHHTQVSLLKDVIVPYTHLLPRLPLSENKKRETLLYFKGAKHRHRGGIVREKLWDLLINEPGVVMEEGFPNATGKEQSIKGMRTSEFCLHPAGDTPTSCRLFDAIQSLCIPVIVSDIIELPFEGMVDYSEFSLFVAVSDALRPSWLVNHLRSYSDEQKDKFRRKMAQVQPIFEYENGQLGGIGPIHPNGAINYIWRKVHQKLPMIKEVIIREKRKPPGVSVPLRCHCA